The genomic window CCTTTCCCTTTGTAATGATTAGGATGGACAAAGATACATTGtataaagctggagacagccctgttgaAGTTAATCACAGCAGAAATGTCACAGTGAATCAACTGCCTGTTTTTACTGTCCTGCTTAAGTGTTACTGTGGAGACCTCTGCAGGTCTTTAAAAGCAAATGTCACAAGGATCACAATGTTCATCTTGCTGAGCTTCTTCTGTAGAGTATGGAGGTTAAGGGAAGGTGTGAGTTGGTGAAATAAGTCTGAGGGCtagttggcaaaaaaaaaatgttgaaccaAAAAAATTGTCCAACTACAGACTTTCGTGTTCCTGCCTGAAACGGACATCCATGTCTGGAACGGTGGTCCTCTTTCCGTGAGGGTCTCAGAAGGCAAGGAACAACTCTTAGAGGAGTATGAAAGAATGCCTGTGTTAGCAAGACTTGGTTGTCCAGGTGCAAGGAAAACTCCCTGTGTGCACTGTACATGTGGACTGCATGTAAGCTGAATGTATACCTGGCAACAtaaacccccctctcacttgacccgcgatgcgttggcgacctcgctgcgtcctagattgaattagagttagccttgactttacaatgggaataccatgcaaaacgtgcaagtatgactaaaaagacaaaaaatcacacaaagcgtaaaaaggttgttttttttatcgatgaaattcgtcatgaggtcgccaacgtgttgcggttccagtgagaggggggcttaagtctGGAAGTTCACAATGATCTGATTGAAGTGCTACCGGGCACATGAACAAGTATTCATTTGTACTGACAACGATCATGTTGGAAGTGAATGGATTGAGTAAAGGTCCAGGAAGACATGAAACAACTTGTATACATTGTCAAGAATGAGAATTGTTGGATGAAGAAATGTTGATGAATGTGTGATCCACGATGCTGATGTTAAATTGGCCCCTACGAAGGCCCTGCTTATACTTGCTGTGTTATTGAACAAGGGAACACAAGTCCTAAGAATCTAGGTGTCTTCAGCAATTGACATGCCGCATGGCATGAATGTACTGAAGTCTGATCACCTTTTTCCAAATGCACTGAAGAACTATTTTCTGAAAATTTGTCACTTTGTGGTAAAAGAACTGTTTACAGCTCACGGTAGCTCTCACATTCAACTGAAatctccagtgtgagtttttTTACTGTACTTCAGGGGACGATTGCCCACATTTTGAAGTTTATTGGTAACCAGAAGAAGTGTTGCATGCTATACAATGTTAAAGGGAAGTTCACTCCAAAAACAGGTGTTATTCGTTAATACAAAACGGGCCGCTTCatcttgaatatttttcagaAGTTAACATTAATATATTAACTTTTTGGAAACTTAATTTTGGTCAATCTTTTCTCCATTGTCACTTGCATTGTATTATGAATTGTTGGAAGCTTATTTTATTGTCTTTACAAGGATACAACATTTGCCATGCTTGTGCATTCATGAGTGGACCAACAAGGCTGCTTAGGTGACTGTGTCGCAAAACAAATGTGCCAAAGTTTCCCTATCAAACAAGTGTCTGATTTTGGCAGTAAGTTTTTAATCAGCCCACCCACGAAATCAGTCGTGGTGCTCGTTGCACAAAAGCGTGATCGTAACAAACGAGTTATCATTCTAAATTGAACTAATCAAGCTATTCAATTACATAAGACATGCTGCTATGAATCGTTAAAAAATGGACATATTATCGAggcaaattttggcactttttttcACGACCTACTCACCTAAACAACCCTGGCGGTCTACATGTACTCTTGAATGTGTGATCTTAACAAACGGAAAGTGTCATTGGAAAAGAAAATAAGTAGGTTTTCCAATGATATACAATACTGTACAATGAAATTGGTAAGATATCAATGGAGATATGAATGATCAAATCAACTTTCCAAACTGCTTGCATTTAGTATTTGAAGAAACGTTGGGTGAAGTTTACTCTCCTTGCTGTTTATGTTTTTCTGCCACCTGACATCATATGGAAAGTGTTCTGCTCTACTCTGTTCACATTGTAAAAGTCACTTCAACTTTAAGTGTGtgagttgatttgattatatacaaTATCATGTATTTGGAAAGAGATATGATATATTGAAAAGTGGGCTATTTTAGAACAGTAGGTATGAAACAAATGAAGTGTTGGAAACAAAGCTATCAAAAGAGAACTTTAAATTTCCAGTAAATTAAAAGGGATGTTACTAAGGAAAGTAAAATGATGTTATCCCATTTAATTTTAAACCTTTCCAGATAAGACCTGATGTGTTCCAAACAGTGGATATTGCCATCTCCCTATTGTTTTGAAGTCAGTAATTCCAGCCCAAGTTTTGCTCTATTCACAGGACTACTGAAAAGAATAACTGCTGTAATGCAAAATTGACTGTTTATGTTAGCATACGTTGTAGGCTTCCCCacagcgatttttcaacttatcggggcctgtatctgcttggggaccgaaTCTGCTCGAGGCCcggtatctgcttgggatcctgtaactgctccaagcagatacgggccCCAATAAGTTGATAAATCGCtgtggggaagcctgcaacggaggctaggtttATGTTTAGTTACCTTGATGTTGTTTTGTGCAAACATTCCGGTTGTTTTGAGGCACACAGCACATAACCTTCATGTACGTCATTAAAATGACAGCCGTCAGTCAGTGAGTGGTGCTAGATCGTCCACAACTTCCCATTTGTGTGTAATGTAACCTAGCCTATCAGGTATCTTAGGATCATTTGAAGCCAAAATCATTGCCATGTAATCAAATATCGTCAAATGTAGGATTTCACAATTGCTAACCTTGAtacatgttaactgttttttttctagagaaattgaacaagagggagtacacacaggcgagggagtgaattctatgtatttatagaAGAATCGAATgctgagggaaggctgtatgctggggattaagctaaaatatGAATTCCACAAGGGgacgctgggctgaaacaagagggcgcagcgcccctcctTCCCAATTAAGATGACCCCGATGTGGGATGTCTTAATTCTGCAACTGTCCTCCCTCTGTCATcacttaatttgaagacatgATGATAATTTTTGGCTTCAAATGACCAAGGTCAGGAGATACTTTATTACCGGGTTACAAATTTAAGTTGCTTTTTGACtttggaaaaagttgttttgaaaaatcatCAGAATACTACTTCCAACACCCAGTGTTTGTGAATTATTGAGTCTTTGAAATACAGTAATATGACTATTGTATGTTCTACAGTAACTATAtactaccgtattttctcgattttaAGTATGCACTTCTGATACCgggctagttccagacaaatttgcataGCTGAAACGTAAACTTAAAAATCtcgaataaagtatgcaccttgactttggcaatgacttgtgatgccttttgaattttgaaatgttttaaagtgcgtactttattggagaaaatacggtagtactactagtagtttatAGTATGGATGAAACACCCTTGATCACCCTGGATTGGTGCCAGCTCCATTTCCTTTAACCTTTCTGGCACTTTTGACCTACAACGTTCCTAGCATTCAAACTCCAATTGCGTaactgcagacacacaccaatacaaacaaacaccaactgattacaatacctcctttttcacggaggtaacaatgATTATAATAATCATTTTATTTCccacaacaaaaaaaactagCGAGAACACAGGGAACGCAGCCAGTACAGATGTTATTGACCCATGTAAAAACACACATTCCAGGTCCTGGCGCTATTTATTCAGGTCTATAGGCAtggtgcaggtacatgtatgcacctTACTTCACCTGGCTCCTGACGTGTCCATATATGGTAATGATTCGGGTACGACACTAATAGCCTCGACAGCAGACCATGCTACGGTCTTTCTGTCAAGATTCTTACGTACTTATTTCATTTGTCAAGAATACGGCATCACAGGGATTTGAATGTTATTGGACATGGGAACATTAGAAAATAGTACGTAATCGTTAGCTGAAAAGAAAGGCAATACTTCAATCGAAACAACCTCCGCACTAAGACCTGCTGTAAGGCTATCGAGTATTACTCACTGTTGTTTACATTGAGCAGCGCGGTGCGATCGCTGAATATTTTATCAGTAGATAATCCTGGGACAGAGTCCACATATTTCCAGAGGAAGATCCAAGGCAGGAGGTCTCAGCAACCGCAGTCTTCCTTTTTTCAGCATTCCGTACCGCTCGGTATTTTCTGGTGCCGGGACGTCCGATAGTCAGACTGTGCTCATCCCAGGAAGCGGAAGTCTGACGTGTTATACCACAGGTGCGTGCAACGTTACACTTAACTTACAGCTCTTAAGGTTTGGGCGAGCGCATCCCTCTTAAGCCACTGTTTCAGTCGACAGGATCCTTCTTGGTTGTCTAGAGGTAGGCTAGCCCTTCTGTGGCTATTACAACTTCATTTTTTCACAGCTATGTGTGGTTTAAGGTCTAGTTTCAATACGTTTACGGAGCTATTGTTGTTAAGCTGTAATGGTATGCTAAAGGTCGCCGCTCCCCGGTTTTAATCGTCTGGAATACTGGGCCCGGCTCAGTGACATTTAATTATGAGTCACATATAGAACCTCTGAAAGCAAATGGCAACTATTTTGCTCAAATGTGACAAAGATGTTGCGTTATGTCACCGTTTTTTGTGCTTCAAATCCAGTTTTGTTACCATAGTTTGTCATGTACTTTGGGCAGGCATGGTGATAGTACTTTACACCTCCCTCAATAATCCTGTCAAAAATGTGCACTCAAGGGGACGTGGGGAATTATCTTTAATAGTCTTTCCTGGTTGACATCGGGGAAACATGTCCCTAGCCTATTTTGGATTTAAACCATAAAAAGTTGGATTTCTTTGATCTTGttgaagaaacatttttttcccagGCGCCAGCTAGCTGAGCTAGCGGGCTTTTAATTAAGCAAACACGCAAATGACCTACATGTTGGGCCACTAAGTTACATTTAGGACTTTAGATTAAGTCCTTGGCTACATCCACAGTACTTTACATTTACCAGTGACTGTACAGTTTTTCCAAACAAACGTAAAACATGTGTTTGTACTTGGACTACTGTAGTAAGATTATGGGCGGTGCCCTGTTTGACGGTGGGGCACCAGACTTAATGCCCATATATGGTGGCAACTTCCAAATATGGCGTGGCCAAATATGGCATGATGAGTCAGATAGCTGGTCCGGACATAATGTGTACACAATTGAGTTAGGTCAGAAACAATGCCACCACTGACTTGGCAAGTTTCCCAACTTAATATCAGCTAACTCACCTGAAATATAGGCAGTTTTATAGTAAGTCCTctggagtttaaaaaaaaaaaaaaatttgaattaTGATGTCATACAGGAAGATGGAACATTACATGACTATTATGTATGGGTAAAAATTACCCACTCAATTTATGTTCAGAAACATGTATATGCATAAAAAAACATATCAGTTGGTACATATAAAAACATACCTGGGACCATTTTCCCAAGGTAACATGACAATTGAACATACATGACACTTACTGTAGGTACAATACATTCCTGTCTTTCACTTTAATGTTGAATGTATTTCATAAAATATTTATTATGTTAACGTAACCATTTTTAGAAGTTTTTACTTGCTTTGTTTTTCATCTCAAGAACAGATTTTACTCATCACCAGAATCAAAAATCAACATGATGTGTCAAAGATGTATTTCTCATTTGCCTGAGTATATCTAAGGTGCTTATGCCAAACACataaacaactagagttccgcgacctcataccttcgccaaatgattttaacctttatgactgacgtatcaggagtgtttgtcatcaattataaatcataccagttgatcttcttcacccaaaaaacaaaagtatgagcttaacaaagaaggttatgctaacaaagtaacatttatcatgaattatgcaaatggggtccttattagcataatttgattcaacgatgttcacattcacataacttccaaatgacacaagtatgaaattgccatcatttacctgtatggaattatagtagtttctcattaatcatgcaaattaggcctacatttgcatattttttatctatcaaaattcctcagtaacaaatgtcacatatgtcaatagtcatatcatggaacacagcgggttttcaaaattgtctcattaattatgcaaattagaatctgatttgcataattatcgtccaatcattcaaagcatcacataagctatctacataccaaaaatcattaccatccatcaagcccatcttgagtaatagtattttctcattaattatgcaaatgaggtcttcatttgcataattgatatctattaatatttctctcttcttcaattacatatgtcacatgtttgagagtcctatcgtggaatttggcggatgtataaactttcctcattaattatgcaaattagatactgatttgcacaataagtatctaatcatgtacatcatcactcaagctatctacttaccaaaaatcataaccatccatcaagcccttcttgagttattctctttcaaagtctgaaccaaaacctgatcctgcagtgaaaaaaaaagccgctagggggctaaaacctataccacttactctctgtccaaagagctatctaccactcaaaaatcagttccatagcttgtccagaacacgagatatcgaaacaggaagttccgctgcagtaccgtaacaagccgctaggggacccaaaatctaatcatttcctagtctcatcaagacctacccacctaccaaatatcaagacaatccatccaagccttctcgagttatgctggtctttacaaacatacatacatacaaacgctaccctctgcataaccttctcggcaaaggtaacaaacatGATATGTACTGTGTAACAAAATAACACTCTGTTGTTCTTTCTACAGATCCATACCATTGATTCAATACACTATTCTGAACTACCAAAAAGTGGAAAGCCATGGTGAGTTttcatatttctttatttctaaaGAGTTAAGGTGTTTAAGAATAAGTGCTAGACTGGCTTGTTAGAAGTTTAGACAGTACACTGCACATCTGTATATGTACCTGTATAGAcatatttcattcttgtatggTTTACTGTAATATGCATAGAATATTGATATGCACTTAGAAATCCAATAACATATTTTTAGACTTTGAATGCTCTTTGGAAAAAGAGACATTTTAATGTACATTTGGCCCCATCAATGTGATTTCTTGGTTCACAGATTCTCAGCTTCATCTTTTTTGTTTCTTATGGCCcattttttacatgtacatgtaacgtcacATTTTAGGAAATTGTTGTCAACGCTAAGATGCTAATTTTTAAGCACAAGTGTCCCTTCCTGTAAGATAGAACAAGATGGTGCTACTACTACATGCTATACAATACAGTATACACATTGTTTTCATGTACAATATTTCTTCTATGATTGAATTGTTGCCGCCAAAATTACGTTTGCTTGGATGCCATTACCCAACTTTAAGCGATTATAACCAATACCATTGAAAAATAGCCAATCCCTGTGGAAAACAATACCACTTGAGCCCCAAAACAGAACTGTGATAAATTGAAGCAATGTTACCCAGAGAAGCAGTGAAGAAACACCATAGAGGTGCATTTATAAGGTACGAAAGGTGTTCAAGATGTACGTGTATCTAGTCATGTCTACTGTGGTGCAGTTGGAAAAGAAGAGACCCATACTCATCGAAAAACTTTTAGCGGGCAgacaatactgtacatgcagaaatgttcactgggatttgatttcgcgttagggaaagaatggagtgttcgtggtgattTTAACTTCTAGGTACGGAGCTCACTGCAAAGAAGGCGAACACGAAACCACCCTTAACATTGAGATGTCAAGGAATATATGTATTAGTTAGCTAATTTTAATGCAGTCATTTTATGTAGCCTGTAGTCAATTCTATGTAGTCTGTCTGATGTATTTTCTGTGattactccaggaagagtagcttcATACTCATGGtatgtagctaatggaggaaataaagtatccaagtatccaacattctgcgtttacagtaattGTTCTGCAGCCTGGCCCAAATTGGGGTActtttatcaataaaaaaagtAATAGGTTTtggtcatctttgtttttgtaTCATATCAACTTATTTTAATCTTTCCCCAGGCGTCTGGAATTAAGATTTCAGATGAAGTCGTTCAAGCATTTGATGCTGTGAAGGGGCACAAATTCAAGTATGTGACATACAGGGTGTCGGATGATGAGACACAGATCATCGTGGAAAGCCAAGTGAAGGTAAGTCAAGTTCCCATCACGAGTCCTATCATGACTTTTCGCACATGAGGGCCCTCCATTGAAGGGTTCCAAATACTTGTACTTTTTTAAGGTCAGGTTGCTCATCTAGTCGAAAGCTAGGTTGCCCAGTTTGCCCTCGTTTCAAGTCGCTGATATTCATGGACCAAATCAACATACCATTTGTTTGCTTGGttctttttttgccaatttGAAAGATATTGTGTTCTCAGtagaccacatagtgagtagGACATGTGTTACGAATTATACCCAATAAAGAAGAGGGATAAAGAAGAGGGACCCACATGTCCCTAGATCAGTCTCAGCCAAGTCACAACTGGGAGTGGACATACATTTATTATAAGCAATACTGGTGGCATCCTTTCCAATACACGTATGTGACAAAATCAGAGGGTTTAGTcaggtacatgcatgtacatgtatcaacctCAAAATGTTTATATTTCGGTACTAACAGTTGAAAACATGATTGTCCTTTTTATGAAAGTTTTAGCAATATAACCTCAACTGTAaagtatacattgtactgtgtCAAGAGTTTtgcataaaaaacaaacatcagtcCATTTGCAGACAGATCAGCTGACAAGttgttttttacattttatcGCAGGAGTCAACATGGGAGGATTTCCAGGCCCATTTTCCGCTTGACAAGCCACTGTGGGCAGTGTACGACTTTGACTACAAGAGCAAAGAGGATCACAATCGTAACAAGTTGGTCGTCCTTTCGTGGTAAGTACTTCTTTTATCatgataaataaaaaattaaagCATTGTAAGATGTggttatttttttacaatttatgaaaattttattttcaatgtatttgacttgttaccttcgtcaagaaggttatctttttatgcttgtctgtgtgtctgttagtgaacacgataagtcgagaacacctggatggtttgttgtcgtatttggtgtatcggtgtgtatgtgggaaatctcaagatgattagattttgggcgaagtactttgcataattaacgagaaaagtgtaaaattgtgttatattgtatgctcaGTATATGTTCAGGTTGGGACgtgttggcggtgttgttttgaggggtcaaggataagtggtaggggtgcgtagttgtcatgtgggaggcaggagACAAGTTGCTGGGACTAATTGGCTTGTCAGtcagctgtaggcattggtatGAGAATGGTAtaagcagcagaaagtggtgttgaatatggtggcgggagacaaaagttggatatacacggccttatatgaggaaGAACAGTCGTTAGTCCagtgtcacagcatggggataggacggtgttcggggtaggtgagttaaccatgttaacgggggttgcccaaatatcggacgcttttttacgcgctggaactcacggcgctccattgctggttgccagagaatggtcatgttttaatgaatgaattttgaacacattcatctaaggaccatacttggacaaaaaatgtattcatactgttcatgggcccttcatgctccgcgttacatgcgtaagacgctgtgagacattttcacgaatgtaccttctgatttagtgctacgccagatagtgtgccttaCTTaatacgctttggtaattttgctctcttcggaagttggtgatgaagttagggaaatgtaaaaaggcttgaagtctgctatattctagctttcttttgaccggaaaattttgactgtgtgcacttctcacgtcaggtgagaagggctatatctagcgcatcccagctcatgttcccacgggaaataggctactacgcggcccgacgtacgtattgaatgcggcccgacttacgaaatcattacgaaaaaacgacaccgcttacatcaacaatactccgtctacttattgggaaatatcttcgccatctctgtattcagtttccttttcatacacggtaccaatcacatgttagagcgtaacaaaactgtgcgttgaatcgttccaccaccatcgcggcccaaaaaaatggcgggaaaacaacgtcgtcagacgacagcaatgtttacgttgtttttctttggtcggttttcttctcaacaaacacttaaagacccaaatttttagtgttttatgaagttctttgtcttatgtgtatgatagctgtgtgacttatgtatctgcttggcacaggtcgtatatttaggtgccgggccgtctagctacgcagtgaccctctacttagcgctaccatcattattgtcaaaatactacttttcgacaaaacaagaaatgaatatgtacacatatgttttgaatgtaaatgacaattatgtgcatgaacttgggttacttaccttccttatcagcatagtcattggacacaaacacggcgtacttatgcaaaataagatcagtaaaaaatctgtgcgatgttagggcgcgtgcgatgtcagggcgccccccgttatatctgggaaggaagagTATAagtcatactgtatggtgtacatggaggttgtgtGGAAGTGTGCACTAAGAGTACGGAtacgtattgctgaagaagtagttgatgaagggtggatgtaatataGATTACAGGATGTAGTCTGAGTCT from Branchiostoma lanceolatum isolate klBraLanc5 chromosome 4, klBraLanc5.hap2, whole genome shotgun sequence includes these protein-coding regions:
- the LOC136432371 gene encoding uncharacterized protein yields the protein MASGIKISDEVVQAFDAVKGHKFKYVTYRVSDDETQIIVESQVKESTWEDFQAHFPLDKPLWAVYDFDYKSKEDHNRNKLVVLSWCPDELPIKKKMMHSSSTAALRKKCNGVAYQANDRSDLSYESVKEKVLERSY